GCCGTCGGCGAGGAATTTGTTCTCCCTGCCGACATCGGCCAGCAAGCTCACATTGTCACGGACCTGCACCGCGCCGCCCAACCTGGCGGTCGAAAAGCGCGAGCTGCGGCCGGAATCAAACTCGATGCGCTGGTCGACATAGCCAAGGTTCCAAGTCCACTTTTGGTCCTTCGGGCTTACGAGGTTGAACTGCACCGCGTTGCTGGTGATGTCGGACGTGCCGATCAACAGATCGTTGCTTTGCGCGGGAATGCCTCTGGTGTTGTACAGCACGCGCCCGTAGCTGTAGCGCAGCATCGCGCTGCCCACGTTGCCAAGCTCCTGGATCCAGTACGGGCTGAGCGTGCCCCGCCCGACATTGGCGCGGTTGTTGTCCAGGAAAAACGTACCGGAGCCGGCCGGCAATTCATTGTTGACGACCTCGCGTCCGTATAACGCGCTGCCGTCGAGGAAGAAATGCTGCGGAAGAAGGGTGAGCGTGCCGTGAGTGTCGAGATTCTGCGCCAACTGGTTGTGGCGCGATTGCCCCTCGTACAGATACCCCGTGAGCGTGTAGTCAAACACGCCGGAGAACCGCGGCCCGCTGAAGGCGGACTTGATGAACGGCTGGATCTCGGTGATCCAGCCGGTCTGTTTCGGTTTGCCGCTGGGCGCCAGCATGAGGTTATCGGTGTACAGCTCACCGAGCGTGACGCCCACGACCACGCCCGGGGAATCGACGCTCGGCTGCGGGATGATGCCCGGCGGCAGATTCTCGGAACTCCCGGCAAATCCGCCGACCGAGTTCTGCGCAGGCGGCATGGAGGGGTCCACGCTCTGGGCTGCAGCTCCTGTCAGCCAGCCGCCCAGGGCAATCGACGACAGGACAATCGACGCCGACCGAACGCGCATCTAGGCTTCCCCGGCCAGGTGGACCCGGGGATACAGGCCATAGTAGGTGTTGTAGTAGTTCTCGCTTGCCGGCAGGCAGCTCATGTTGAGAACCAGGCCGACATATTGCGAGTCGCTCAAACTTTGCAGCGCCGAATCGACCGCATGCTGACCCGTGCAGCCCGCGGCTACCACCATGACCACCTGGCCCATGTGGGAAGCCAGCACCTGCGACTCCGGAGTCGCCAGCAGGGGCGAGGAGTCGAACACCACCAGACGACGCAGGTGTCGACCGCCAAGTTCTTCAAGCACGTGCTCCATGCGCAGGCTGCCGAACAACTCGGTAGTCAGCGGATGGCGCCGCCCCACCGGCACCACCAGCAGATTCGGTACATCGGTTCGCACGATGACCTCGGCGGGCTGGCGCCGTTCGTCCACCAGCACGTCCATCAGCCCCGGGTGCCCCTCGAGCCCCAAAGCGCGGGTGATATGGGATTTCGGTATATCGCCGTCCACCAGCAACACGTCGAAATCCATCTCGTGCGCCAGGCTCAGGGCCAGATTCATTGCGGTGAAGGACTTGCCTTCGCCAGGCACCGCGCTGGTCACCACGATGCGCCCTGCGTGCGGCAACACCTTGGCGCCTTTTCCGATGGCATTGTCCATCAACGGCTGCTTGATGCGACGCAGCTCATCGGCGAGCCGATCGTTCGCCTCGTCGCCAGCAGGGAGCAGGCCGGCGCGTTCCAGGGCCATCGGATCCACGTGCCAGGCCGGCGCAGTTTCCGTGGTTTGGTCCACAGTCCGCGCCTTGCCGGACAAACGCTCGATCGTCGGCACCGAACGCGCTGGTGTCGCCTCGACAGCCGCCGATACCGGCGGTTCGGGCTGCAGGTTCTTGAGCTTCTCGACTGCTTTCTCGACGATGCTCATGCGGCCCCCACCATGAAGAAATGCTGCACCAGCCGGGCAAGTTGTCCGTCAAAGGCGAACCCCAGCATCAACACCATGACCAGCAGACCAGCCCCCGTGCAAAACCCGGCCACTTCGCGGCGCTGATTCCGACGCCGCGATGGCGACGTGATCAGACTGAGCCCGCCGAGCACGGGA
This genomic stretch from Rhodanobacter thiooxydans harbors:
- a CDS encoding TIGR03016 family PEP-CTERM system-associated outer membrane protein, translated to MRVRSASIVLSSIALGGWLTGAAAQSVDPSMPPAQNSVGGFAGSSENLPPGIIPQPSVDSPGVVVGVTLGELYTDNLMLAPSGKPKQTGWITEIQPFIKSAFSGPRFSGVFDYTLTGYLYEGQSRHNQLAQNLDTHGTLTLLPQHFFLDGSALYGREVVNNELPAGSGTFFLDNNRANVGRGTLSPYWIQELGNVGSAMLRYSYGRVLYNTRGIPAQSNDLLIGTSDITSNAVQFNLVSPKDQKWTWNLGYVDQRIEFDSGRSSRFSTARLGGAVQVRDNVSLLADVGRENKFLADGTVNRLGASFWDAGAEWSNTLNDFKVLVGHRFYGRSYQLSWTRTAALLTTVASYVERPTDLNQQLLGQGTDTIPSLGLPVIPSLREQRVYLMKRATASAAYEMPKGVLRVTLYDERRNYFLLNSGRERVTNADVAWLFNIGPLTTLTPTYVWQRYRYRDGQTNYSQYAQLDLVHQLDPKNFASLRLRRYSRHVHAVSPDAHGYRANVVFLQFTHLF
- a CDS encoding exopolysaccharide biosynthesis protein; translation: MSIVEKAVEKLKNLQPEPPVSAAVEATPARSVPTIERLSGKARTVDQTTETAPAWHVDPMALERAGLLPAGDEANDRLADELRRIKQPLMDNAIGKGAKVLPHAGRIVVTSAVPGEGKSFTAMNLALSLAHEMDFDVLLVDGDIPKSHITRALGLEGHPGLMDVLVDERRQPAEVIVRTDVPNLLVVPVGRRHPLTTELFGSLRMEHVLEELGGRHLRRLVVFDSSPLLATPESQVLASHMGQVVMVVAAGCTGQHAVDSALQSLSDSQYVGLVLNMSCLPASENYYNTYYGLYPRVHLAGEA